The DNA window GGACGAACCCACAACGGCGCTGGACGTGACGATTCAGGCTCAGGTCCTGGCCCTCATGTCGGAGCTGCAAAACAAATTCAGGTCCGCCATTCTGCTGATCACCCACGATCTGGGGATAGTTGCCCAGACCTGCAGCCGCGTGGCCGTCATGTATGCCGGCGAAATCATTGAAAGCGGGACGGTGGAGGATGTTTTCCTGTCCGACAAACGACACCCCTACACGGTGGGTCTGTTCGGCTCCATACCGGATATGAACGCGGAGGCCGACCGCCTGTCGCCTATCGGTGGATTGATGCCCGACCCGACTGCCCTCCCCGACGGATGTTATTTCTCCACCCGCTGTCCGCTTTGCAGGGACATCTGTCGAGAGAGCCATCCGGACGTCACGGTGGACGGAACGCACGAAGTTTTATGCCACCTGTACGCGGAGGAGCGCCTGTGATGAACGGAACGAACGAGAGCCCCGTGATTGAGGTCCGTGGGCTCAAAAAATACTTCAGCGTAAAGAAATCGAAGCTGCACGCCGTGGACAACGTCTCCCTTTCCATTGAGGCGGGGAAAACCCTTGGCGTAGTTGGAGAATCGGGTTGCGGCAAATCGACTTTGGGAAGGACGATCCTGCGCCTCACGGAACCTACGGATGGGAAAATCTTTTTCAGGGGAATTGACATCACGGGGTACGGCAAGCTGCAGATGCGGGACCTTCGCCGGAAAATGCAGATTATTTTTCAGGACCCCTACTCCAGCATCAACCCGCGCATGACGGTGGCCGACATCATCGCACAGCCGATGATCGTCAACAAAATGTTCAACACGAAGAAAAAACTCTACGATCGCATCAGGGAGCTGATGGACACGGTAGGGCTGGCCGCCCGCCTGTACGACTCCTACCCTCACGAACTGGACGGAGGTCGTCGGCAAAGGATTGGGATCGCCAGAGCTCTTGCCCTCAACCCCGAGTTCATCGTCTGCGACGAACCCGTGTCGGCTTTGGACGTATCGATTCAGGCCCAAATTTTGAATCTTCTGATGGATCTGCAGGACAACATGGGCCTGACTTACATGTTCATCACCCACAACCTGTCGGTGGTCAGGCACATCTCCGACGACATCGCGGTCATGTACCTGGGGCAGTGCATCGAGACCTGCAAGTCGAGAGAACTGTTCAAAAACCCGCGGCACCCTTACACGCGGGCGCTGCTCTCGGCCATCCCCCTGCCCGACCTGTCCCTGCGCGGTAAACCCAGGCAAATTATCCGCGGAGAGATTACCAACCCTGTGGATCCGCCGCCGGGCTGCCGTTTCGCGCCGCGCTGCGATTTCTGCAGGGAGGCCTGCACAACAGCCGACCCCGAATTTCGTCAGATCGCCCCGGACCATTTTGTCGCCTGCGTCGCCGCAGACGAGATCACACTGAAGCAGAACGGGGAGGTGTTCGCAAAGAGCATAAACGACCGTAAATAACCAATAAAGCTTTCGGATTTTGGAACGGCGGGATTTTTGGAGACAAGTATTAATTAATTCAACCAATAGACTAATCAATAAGGAGGAATACCGATGAAAAAGTTTATGCGAATTTTGTTCGCCGCCCTGTTCTGTCTGACCCTGGCGGCTTCTTTTCAGGGCGCGGAGGCGGCCCGGCGCGAGGACGTCAACATTTACGTGGAGGGCGTCATCCCGACGCTGGATCCATACGGCACCGGACAATACGTCGCCTGGTATGTTTTCAACCAGGTTTACGAGACGCTGACCACCGTTGACGACTCAGGCAAAGTGCAGCCGTGTCTCGCCACAGGCTGGGAGGCGTCCCAGGACGGGTTGAAGTACACTTTTAAACTCGTCAAAGGCGCGAAATTCCACAACGGAGAAACTTTTACCGCCGAGGACGTGGCCTACAGCCTGAATACCGCCTCCACAAAACCCGCCGTCAGTTCTTACACCAACATGATCGACCGGGCCGAGGCCGTCGATGAAAATACCGTAACCGTCTATCTCAAACGGCCTTACGCCGCTTTCGCCTCCAACGTGTCGGAGCTGCCCATCGTAAACAAAAAGTTCTACTCCGAACACGAGAACCTGTACAACATCGCCTGCGGCACCGGAGCGTACAGGCTGGTGGAAGCCGATCCCAACTCCGAAATCAAGCTTACTCGCTTTGACGAATACCGTCAGGGCCCGGCGAAAATCAGGGACATCACGTTTAAGATCATCACCGACTCAACCACCGCCTCCATCGCTTTCGAGACGGGAGAGCTGGATTTCCTCATGGTCTACAACGTCTCCAACTTCCCGCCCCTGAGGGACAGCGGCAAGTACAACGCGCAGTTGTGCGCGACGTTCCACACGGCCTACATCGAACTGAACAACGAGCTCAAACCATTTGACAACAAGCTCGTGCGTCAGGCTTTGACTTACGCCGTGGACAGGGAGACGATCATTCAGGTCGCTTACGACGGCATGGCAGTTCCCGCTCGTATGAACGTCAGCGAAAACAGTTTCGGCGCTGATTTTTCGGACGCCATGACGTTCGAGTTCAGTCCGGAAAAAGCGAAGAAGCTCCTGGCCGAAGCCGGTTATCCCGACGGCATTGACTTCACCGCCATGGGCTTTGAGTTCGACTATATTTCGGGCAGCTATCACGAGAAAATCGCCCAGTGCATCCAACAGACATGGGCGGAGTGCGGAGTCAGGATCAATCTGAGAGCATCGGAAAACGTCTCCACCAACGCCGCGAAGGGAAATTACGCCGTATGCACAATGGGCAACTCCTTTACGGGCGACATGTCCTACACGGCAACCATGTACGCTTCCTCGGCGATCAACGCATCAAACCACGCCAGGTATTCCAATCCGCGCGTGGACGAGCTGTACAAGCTGGGAGATGCCACCACAAACAGCGCCGATCGTCTTAAATATTACAAGGAAATCTGCAATACCGTCATTGAGGACTGCCCCTACATCTCCATCCAGCACAAGCAGATCCCCTACGTCTGGGTAAAGGATCTGAACGCCGTTCCGCACCTTTCCTCCGGGCATCCCTGGTACGTCTACGAATGGAGCTGGAACTGAAACCGCAGCCACAGCACCGAATTCAACGACCGCCGGCAGCGTTCCTGCGGTCGTTTTAACAACAATACCCAAAACAATACCCAATAGGAGAGGGTTTCGAGTGAACAAAGAATATAGTCTGGAAAAAAGGATTCTTCGGGAAACGGAAGGATTTTCGGGGCATATGGGAGTCTGCGCCGATGATTTGCGGGGCGGCGTCGTGGCCGTCAACGCGGACGAGGAGTTCGAGACTGCCAGCACCATCAAAGCGTTTATTCTGGCGGACCTGTTCCGCAGAGTGCATGAGGGAACGAAAAAACTGAGCGAGAAACTGCCCTATACCAGCGAAAACTACCTCAAAGGCAGCGGAGTGATGCGCTACTTCGACTTCGGCGACGAGATGTCCGCCAAAAACGTCGCGACCCTGATGATCATCGTCAGCGACAACGTGGCCACGAACATCATCATCGACTATCTGGGCCTGGACAGCATCAACGACACCATACAGTCTTTGGGCTTCCGCCGGACAAAACTCCTGCGCAAGCTGTGCGACCAGGCACAGTCCCCCCTGGGAATCACGACTCCGAGAGAATATGGACGGCTTTTCGCTCTGGTGGCCAGAGAAGAACTGATCAGCCCGGAGGCGTCGCGGGGTATGCTCGATATTTTCAAGGCGCAGCAGCTGAATAACATCCTGGTTAACTGGCTGCCGCCCTACTACCTGACCGAGGATTCGTTTCCCGAAGCTCCGGACCAGAAAACTTTCGTCGCGTCCAAGAGCGGCAGCCTGAAATCCTGCCGGAATGACGGCGGCATCGTCGGCACGCCTTTCGGACGGTACGCAGTGGCCATCATGACCAGGGACTTCCACGACAAACTTTATCATAAATTCCACGAAGCTCTCAATTACGGCTCAAGAGTCGCTCGATTGCTTTACGACCAGTATCTGGCGCTGGAAGGGCGCTTTTTCCTGAAATAGAAATAAATGTATGTGCTCAAAACATTTCTGAATTTAAGTCCTAACTTTTTCAAATAAGCATAGTATTTTCCTAAGAAAGGCTGAAAGGACTTGCTTTCCAGCCTTTCAGTTTTTTATCGTTATGAAAAAGCTCCTGAGAGCTTTTTTGCGCCCTTTGCTCAGACTGAAGGACTGTCGTATACCGCTTTATCCACCGAACTGAAGATCTTCCCGGAAATCAGGCCAGCCACCATTGAATCGCTGACGTTGATGGCCGTGCGGCCCATATCGATAATCGGCTCGACGGAGATGAGGACGCCCGCCAAACCCACGGGAAGTCCCAGCGCGGAGAGGACCATGATGGCGGCAAATGTGGCTCCGCCTCCGACCCCAGCCACGCCGAACGAGGATATGGCCACCGTCAGAATCACTTGAACCAGAAATGCGGGGTTGGAGATGTCTATTCCCAGCGTCGGAGCAATCATCATGACCAGCATGGCGGGATAAATGCCGGCACAGCCGTTCTGCCCCATGGAAGTTCCAAGGGACGCCGCAAAGCCCGACAGCCCCTTATCCAGTCCGAACCCGTCGTTCAGGGTTTTGATCGTCATCGGCAGAGTGCCGGCGCTCGTTCTGGAAAGGAAAGCGAAGGAAAGAGTCGGCCAGCTCTTTTTCAGGAAGATGAACGGGTTGAAACCGAATGCCAAAAGCAGCAGGAGGTGCATGACCAGAACCAGACCCAACGCCACATAAGACGCCCCGGCAAATTTCGCCAGAGTGAAGAGGGCGGCGTAGTTGGTGGAGGCCAGAGTCCTCGCCATGATGGCGCAAACGCCGTAGGGGGTCAATTCCAGAATCATATAGGTCAATTCCAGAACCGCGCCGTAGAACACCTTCGTCCCCGCTTTGAACTTCTCCGCAAGCTCAGGTTCCTCACGGCGCAAAATCAGAACGGCGATAGCCAGCAGGCTGGAAAAGAACACCACGGAAAGAGTCGCGTTGTCTCCCGCACCCGTCATGGCCGCGAAGGGGTTCGATGGGATCACTTTCATCAGCTGCGCGGGAAGGGAA is part of the Synergistaceae bacterium genome and encodes:
- a CDS encoding ATP-binding cassette domain-containing protein, whose translation is MNGTNESPVIEVRGLKKYFSVKKSKLHAVDNVSLSIEAGKTLGVVGESGCGKSTLGRTILRLTEPTDGKIFFRGIDITGYGKLQMRDLRRKMQIIFQDPYSSINPRMTVADIIAQPMIVNKMFNTKKKLYDRIRELMDTVGLAARLYDSYPHELDGGRRQRIGIARALALNPEFIVCDEPVSALDVSIQAQILNLLMDLQDNMGLTYMFITHNLSVVRHISDDIAVMYLGQCIETCKSRELFKNPRHPYTRALLSAIPLPDLSLRGKPRQIIRGEITNPVDPPPGCRFAPRCDFCREACTTADPEFRQIAPDHFVACVAADEITLKQNGEVFAKSINDRK
- a CDS encoding ABC transporter substrate-binding protein, which gives rise to MKKFMRILFAALFCLTLAASFQGAEAARREDVNIYVEGVIPTLDPYGTGQYVAWYVFNQVYETLTTVDDSGKVQPCLATGWEASQDGLKYTFKLVKGAKFHNGETFTAEDVAYSLNTASTKPAVSSYTNMIDRAEAVDENTVTVYLKRPYAAFASNVSELPIVNKKFYSEHENLYNIACGTGAYRLVEADPNSEIKLTRFDEYRQGPAKIRDITFKIITDSTTASIAFETGELDFLMVYNVSNFPPLRDSGKYNAQLCATFHTAYIELNNELKPFDNKLVRQALTYAVDRETIIQVAYDGMAVPARMNVSENSFGADFSDAMTFEFSPEKAKKLLAEAGYPDGIDFTAMGFEFDYISGSYHEKIAQCIQQTWAECGVRINLRASENVSTNAAKGNYAVCTMGNSFTGDMSYTATMYASSAINASNHARYSNPRVDELYKLGDATTNSADRLKYYKEICNTVIEDCPYISIQHKQIPYVWVKDLNAVPHLSSGHPWYVYEWSWN
- a CDS encoding class A beta-lactamase-related serine hydrolase; the protein is MNKEYSLEKRILRETEGFSGHMGVCADDLRGGVVAVNADEEFETASTIKAFILADLFRRVHEGTKKLSEKLPYTSENYLKGSGVMRYFDFGDEMSAKNVATLMIIVSDNVATNIIIDYLGLDSINDTIQSLGFRRTKLLRKLCDQAQSPLGITTPREYGRLFALVAREELISPEASRGMLDIFKAQQLNNILVNWLPPYYLTEDSFPEAPDQKTFVASKSGSLKSCRNDGGIVGTPFGRYAVAIMTRDFHDKLYHKFHEALNYGSRVARLLYDQYLALEGRFFLK
- a CDS encoding cation:dicarboxylase symporter family transporter — protein: MFWLNVGLLAVVLFVLWRMNASGKSFSVRVLSGLALGILVGLALKYFPADDAGAMQSAMEWYSLVGNGYVALLRMISFPLIMISILSAIVNLETTKALAKKGAAIIVVLIATTAISAAIGIFVAKGFGLRSDAIKIGDAEQKRMEYMEGRAQTNLSLPAQLMKVIPSNPFAAMTGAGDNATLSVVFFSSLLAIAVLILRREEPELAEKFKAGTKVFYGAVLELTYMILELTPYGVCAIMARTLASTNYAALFTLAKFAGASYVALGLVLVMHLLLLLAFGFNPFIFLKKSWPTLSFAFLSRTSAGTLPMTIKTLNDGFGLDKGLSGFAASLGTSMGQNGCAGIYPAMLVMMIAPTLGIDISNPAFLVQVILTVAISSFGVAGVGGGATFAAIMVLSALGLPVGLAGVLISVEPIIDMGRTAINVSDSMVAGLISGKIFSSVDKAVYDSPSV